The window TTTTGCTGTTTCACAAGCCATACATGCCAAATTTTTTCAACGATATCTCCTATGAAACCTTNNNNNNNNNNNNNNNNNNNNCTCTCTCTCTCTCTCTCTCTCTCTCTCTCTCTCTCTCTCTCCACTGTCCTTGGACCCATTTTTGCACACCATAAATTGGAGTTGTCCTCCTTAGTTTTTTCTCACTTCAGGGATTGAGAAAAACAAGCATAAGCAGTTTTCTCCTTAATTTTGAGTCACTTTGTTCTCTGTCTCTCTATCTATCCATCTTCTCAGCTGTTTTAGTACCTTGAAGCCATGGCTGAGAATCATGCAACTAATGGAAACCATGTTCTCAATGTTGAAGATGACAGACCTCCTTCCATAACCAACCAAGAATCAAGCATCAGCTTTCTCTGTGTACCCTTTATGCAGAAGGTGACATAAATCATGTTGCTTTTCAATTTCAAGTACAATAGAAATATGATCTTACAGTTTCAAAACCTCTTCAAAAGTTTGAAGTTGAGAACTTTATATTTTCAGGTCATTGCTGAGGTGTTGGGGACATATTTCTTGATATTTGCTGGTTGTGGGGCTGTGGTGGTGAATTTGAACACAGACAAAACAGTGTCGTCTCCGGGGATTGCAATTGTTTGGGGACTTGTTGTGATGGTCATGATCTACTCTGTTGGTCACATCTCTGGTGCCCATTTCAATCCTGCTGTCACTATTGCTTTTGCTACTACTAAGAGGTTTCCATTGAAACAGGTGAGCGAATCAAACCAACCCATGATTTTATTTCTTATGTTTTTCTTCCTTTGAAATGGTAAACTACCCAAATACACTCTGAGATCAATGTATTGTCTTGAAAAGAATTGTTACTTCATAATAAGTTTAATGTAAAGAATGAGAAGTTTTCCAGAAGGCTTTGTTGACTAGTTTTGGTTTAGATAGAGGAGCAGTAGTCATCATTCAAACTCAAAATTCACATCCTTCACAAGACAATAGAAAAAGAATGAATAAAATCTTAGGGATTAAATTTATTTTGTTGTCACAGCTCGTTTATTGTTGCTTCTGAACTTGCCAAAAACCATTTCAAGTGTGGCAAAATGCTGTTACTTGCAGCCATTGACAGAAAATTTTAAATAGAGAGCTTGGAGGCACTAGCAAACAGGCCCTTACTATCGAGAAATGCCTGTGCTTCATGCATAAATTTACACCACTGTATCTCTTGTAAATCAACTTCAATTTGATGACTACTATCTTTCTAATTCAATGTGTTTTTATGTTCGGTTTGCTTTCTCTCTATAGGTACCCCCTTATGTTGTTGCTCAAGTCCTTGGATCAACGCTCGCAAGTGGTACCCTTAGGCTTATATTTAACAACCATCAAGACCACTTTGCAGGAACAAGTCCTAATGGAACTCCCCTGCAGTCTTTCGTGATTGAGTTCATCATCACATTTTACCTCATGTTTGTTGTTTCTGGTGTGGCCACTGATAACAGAGCGGTTAGTACTATCCTGTCTCTTAATTTCGACACTAGCTCTGCCTTTTCAGTTAAGAACTACCTAATATGCATGGTTTGCCTAATAGGGTTGGTGAGTTATCTTACTTAACTGATTAGGCTAGTACATTATCATATTACATAATTTGACCAATGTATTCCAAAATGTCTGCATCCTGACACTTTATTATATTAAAGGATCAATAATCATATTCCAAACTGTTTGCTTATGCAGATTGGAGAGCTTGCAGGGCTTGCAGTTGGCTCCACGGTTCTTCTGAATGTGATGTTTGCAGGGTATAATCTTCTTGATGATATCTTCTTAATATAATCAATTCCTATCCGTTGGTATATAATCATGTTTTCCTTTTGGAGGTTTTCCATAGGCCAAACTAAGAACTTTGTTTTTTATTCATTGTTTTGTTTTTTAGTCTATGTTCATTCTGTTAGTTTCTCATGTGATTTGAGCCCTCCTGCAGGCCAATTTCAGGAGCATCAATGAACCCAGCAAGAAGCTTAGGCCCTGCAATAGTGTCAAGTCATTACAAAAACCTGTGGATTTACCTTGTGGCACCAACTCTTGGAGCTGTATGTGGTGCCTTGGTTTATAATGTTATCAGATTTACGGATAAGCCTCTGCGAGAGCTCACCAAGACTGGATCTTTCTTGAAAGGCCCTGGCCGCACCTAAATGATGAAAATAGATGAACAGGGATTCGCTATATATATACAAGTGATTCCTAACTAGTATCAGTGTATCTAGTTATTATTGTACTGTTTGCTGAGCTTGATGACCTCTCTTTAAAAAAAAAATAATAATAATAAAAATATATCAGTGTATCTAGTTTATATATTTTAAACTAAATTGTGGATTAGAGAGGAGAGAGGTGAAGATTAAAAGTGTGGTGATTAGGCTAAAAAGGGGAAAATTCATATTTGAATGTTACCATATCTATGATTCTTACAAAAAATGAAAATCAGTGTGTTTTCTTGTTGGATGGAAAGTATGTTTTCATGTTTCTTATTATGTGAGTCACGAATTCACGATGAATTAGAATATAAATCTTACTCCGAATGACATAATGGAAACACATGTGGAACGGAATAGGAAGATAAAATGATTCCAGGAAAATGCCTTGGCAGAAAAGGATGGGAATGAAGATTCTGATCTGGTGCAAATCACACGAGTCCTGTTCATATATGGCACGGGAAACTGGATTTGTGCTGTGCAATGGTTAATGGAAATCCATATGTCGAAATTGAATAATTGATGGTTAATAGTCATGTTCATAATCTCCTACCTATCACGGAATTTTACACACCACGTACTTCATGTAGCATTTCTTCGAGACATTCATTCAATTTCTTTGAGACATTCATTGCTAGAAGAGAGATACAAATTTGAGAATGGAAATCCTTATAATTGAATTTCTTTTATCTAATGATCCGAACGTTGTATACAATTGTGTGTTTATCTCTTGTGACCCGTGACACAACATATGGCACCGAATACATCACCTAATGATAGAAATGAACACGTAAAGAAGCCAAACACAAATGATGATAGATATATGCACATTTGTAGCGTGATGAGGGTTAGAAATATTCCGGGATGAGATCATTGTAGGACTCACAAGCAAGTCTTAATAGTCTATCTAGACGTGCCTTCAATTAATTAGCCTCTCATGTATTCAAGTCTATCTTCAACCTTGGATTGCGCAGTTTTGAAGGAGTATAAATTCCTAGAAGTCAGAATATTATTAAAGGAGTCAAATGATCTGATTGCCAAGTGATCACATGATTCACTGGACATTTTGCCTTTCAGGAAATGTCCAAGAATACAAAGATATGCTTGTCAAATTTACAAGTAACCATAATCCATTAACAACACTTTGCTCAGTATTCTTGAAGGATACATGATTTACAAAATACAACGGTTACATCTATGAAGATAGAATGCAGATGTAAAACGAACTGCATATGCACTTTCCAGCATTTATAAGGAAACTAAAATTTCAAAATACCAAAACACAGTCAGCATTATTTACACTGCGGTTAAAGAATTAAAAAATTGGGTGGAGAATTTGAAGCTAAAGACTAACAGGCTAAACACTCATCTACCAAGGGTTACCCTACTTCAACAAGTACCAGCATCTTCCAGCTAGTTTCGTACTGGATCGCTGGTTTGAGCTCGAGTGCGACTGGTGTTGACAGAAGCAGCCCTTGGCCTTGCTCTCGGAATAACTAGAGGTCTACAACAGACGAGAGCAAAGAGCATCTCCATAACGAACATCATCATACTCATCCAAACAAATATAGTACTCTTCCAGTTCCATATGATCCTTTTGAACAGGGGAAGTTCTGATTGAAGGGTCATAGATGCATCATATATTTCGGGAATACCAGCACCAGGATTGAATTCTGCGCGTTGTTCGATTGTCACTCTCAAGCAGGCAGTAGGAATATCACTTTCCGTGAACCCCCGGAACTTCAGATTCAGAGTTTGGGACTCTGAAATGTAGCCAGACACCAGAGGAACAATCTTTATGAACATCAATAGAAGGCGGATTGGCTCGCTTTTAAAATATAACATGCATGGATGGCTCAAACTGGCAAGGGTTTTGCCTTCTGCAGACAGGAAATCTACCCTGACCTACATAAACAAAATGAAATTGGTCACATACAACTTCATCAAATGGAAACAAAAGTAGCAAGGACCATGATGAAAATGATCGTACTGATACAGAAAACAAAAAGGAATGGGAAAAGCGACAGAATAAAACCATACACAAACGCAAACTTGAAGAAAATAGCATTTCTTTCCACCCTCTATAACTTTCACATTCCTAGAGCTTGAGTTTTTTTGTTTGCAATTTACTTGATACAAATGCAGAATGAAATAGTTTCCAATACCGATTATTATTTTTTTCTTTAACAAGTGCCTTGAGGTCACACTCTCCAGTTGAAAATGTAAGAGGAAGAGGTTAATTTATTTACTAAATGCAGACTCCAGAAGAGATTTAAGTCGAACACCTTGTCTTGCTGAACTGGTCCAGAGAAAGAGAAAGGAAAAACAAGCTTCACTGATCTGGAAAGAAATCTTACTAGATCCTTTCTTCCCACTGCCTCAACCTATCAACTACCTAAACCACCCCTGTCGCCCAGCAAAAAAGATTTCATGATGCTGGTAACTGGTGACTATATCATCAAAACTAAAAGCAGCAGCATGGTCAGCACCATATTCTTTTGAAGACTCCATACTTATTAATAACTATCATGAGGTGCCTACATAACATCAACTGACAACTGTGATACACCTTAGCTATGTGCTACTTGAAGTAAATGAAGTCCATCAAACAAATCCAAACTTCAGCCATTACACTATTGATCACTCCAACCAGTTCTTTCATAGGTCCAAAATTTGACAAAACGAATTCTATTGCGAAGCAGCAAACGATAAAACAATCAATTTCATCATGCATTGATCAAACAACAAGACCAACGATAACAAATCCAAACAATAAACAGAAATTCATAAACCAAGCAAGTACCTGAAACATCCCAAGATTCCTGTTATACTCCGATTCAGGCAACACAAACTTAACACTAGCCGCCAATTTATGCCCCGCAGGTATAACCCGATACCCCAAAATCACCCCATCCTTAACCTTCTCATAACAATCCACACCACAACTGACCCCTGCACACGACACCACCGGCAAATACGCCACCGGACTAGGCTTAGTGTAATCAAAGTTCAACATCTCCTTCATCTGCAGCGGCTCGGACACAATGTACCTCATAAAAACCGCACTAAAAAAAAGCGACGACACCAAAAGACCACACAACACAAACCCCACATAAAACGCCCACAGCAAACCCCACCCGAATCGCAATGCCGCCTTCCAAACCGAGTCCTTGTCCTTCACCCACTCCCCAACCAAAGGACTCACCGCTCCAGCGGCCAAAGCCGATAAATTTACCAACTTTGCCATCACAAACTCTCTCCCTCTACCCACAATTTGTAAAGGGTCAACAAATAACATGTAGGCATTATACAAAATCCAAGCTGGGAATGTTACAATGCTAATTATTAGGTTAATTTGGAGCCCAATTGCTTTGATTACTAATCCAGCTACGAACACAAGAGGGTTACAAGACGAGTCACCGAGTTGCGTGGCCGAGTCGGCCGAGTCGGTGACTCCGTCGTCGTTGGCGGCGGTGGTGACAGTCGAGCCCTCGTCTTTCTGGTCGGTCGGAGCTTGCGCCGGCTGGACCGGGTCCTGATTCGGCTCTGGCGGGTTGAAATTCCGGCGAAGTCTGAACTTTCTGCCTCGGTAGTTGAGCCTGGCGTCGGTTTGGGAGGATTGTAAAGTGGAGGTGTTGGAGTCGTCGCCGGAGAGTTGACGGCGGGATGGCCGGAGACGGAGGTGGGAGGGCGGAGAGGGTTTGGAATCGGGGTCATGGAGGGTGGAGGAGGATGACGCCGTGGATTGATCTGGTTGGTCATCATCGGAGGAGGAGGGAGGGAAATCGTCGAGGGCGTCGAAGAAAACGTCGTCGTTTTGGTGGTTGCTTGGGATTGGGAGTTGGGTATCTTGTTCCATTTGAGCTGTGGATATTGGATTAGAGAGACGAACACACACCAGTAGTAGCTCATATGAAGCTACGACGTCGTTTTTGATCAAAGGTTTAAACTTTTGGAGTTGGTGCCAACGTGTCCTTCTAAGAAGATTTGAGAAAAATGACTCGTCCTTTTAGGGCTCTTGCCTAAGTCTGCTGTGTTCTCTGAGCTATGCATAACCTTAAAGTTGTCAAAATGGTTAGGCATTGTACGTTTCTCATCTGTAATGATCGTATCTTAAAGCTGTCCAAAATAGATAGGCACTATACTGCAATGCATAGTTGAACCGTTTATATGCTAAAGAAATAACTGATATATATTTAACACATAGCATATATGATCAATTATTTTGACTGAATGCAAGTGCACTGTATTACAATCTAACCCATTTTGACTCGAAGTATATAGGGGTTAAGTACTTCGTACCTCTTCGTATCACCAATTCACAATCACCGTTGCTACATGCTTCTTCCTTTTGTAGAATTTCATGGATATCCATCCTTGTTTGAGTTTTGACTTTTGACTCACAAACTGAACAAGGTCCACTGTCAGTCTGGAAATACTGGTTGAATAGAAGCCATGCATTTCACCTATTCATAATGGATATAAACTTAGCATATCATCCTGCAACTAGAATTAGTAATGCAGTAACTGCACATTACACAAAGCATAGTATAAAATCACTACTCCTCCCTGCCATCTAGCATGTGCTAGCGGCTTGTTCTAGCTTCTAATTCTCATTAGTTCCCAACACTGCTAAGATCAATGGCTTCTGCTAGTAAGTCTGTGCTTGTTTCATTACTTTTGGTGGTGTTCCTCACGATCAATGTCGAACCATCACTGAGTCAAAGCACACAGCAACTGATCGAGAAGATATGCCGGTCCACAGAGGACTATGGCTTTTGCAGGACAACATTCCAAGCACACTTGAAGTCCCCAAATGCTGATATAGTCGCTCTAACACAGATAACCGTAGAGGTTGCAGTAGATCACTCAACCAAAACTCACAACTTTATCAGGCAGACCATTGCAACAACAAAAGACCCGGTATTGAAGAAAGCTCTCTCCGAGTGTGAGAATGCTTATGGTCTAATCATGCAGGCATTTGACTTGGCAGCGGTGTCGTTTTTCAGCAGGGACTACAGCAGTGTGGAGAAGGAGGAGCGCATAACGCCGCGAGCAGAAGCGAGCTGCAGGGCAACACTCACTACGCCACCGATCAGTAAGCAGCATGGCATTCTGGACGAAAGAAGCAGGGAAATGAGGATTTTCATTGTCATGTCTCTGAATGCTGTGCAGGATCTCCTTCGACCAAGGTCTTTAGGACCTGCTGCTGCACCTGCTCTGCTCTAATGCCACCATCCAAGGCATCCGATTCAAATTTGATATTGTCTTTCCCTTGCTAAACTATTACAATGTAACAAATAAAGATCATGATTACAATGTGATAGCGTGTATTTGATTCATTTAGACATCAAACGGCATTATTTTCCTTAGCTGGTGATGATGGTTGAGTTTTTGATCTTGATCATACTCATCAAGATTGACCATGTTCTTGACTACGTTCATTACTTGCATACTCCATTGAATAACATCTGAAACTTTTAGGACCTAGACATTTTAACAAACGGCTCTATATATTTTTGATTTTCAAACTTCAGATTAAACTGATAAAAGTATGCAAGGTACTGCTGAATCCAATGCTTACATTCTTCCAAGATCAATCACACTGCTCCTCACACATCGGCTATTGATTTTCGGAGATGCATTACAAGAATAAAACTTCAGAAAACAATGAACGTCAATTCAAAAGAAGATATACTTCACAAACCCTGTACTGAACATTGAAGTTGTAGTCAGCTAAAGTCGAACAACACAACAACACATATCTTATGTGTTGTATTCACGATTGTTCAGAAGATTTACATCTAAAGAAATATAGATCAAGCAACAAAAACATAAGATACATGTCACGACGCAGATCATCGGGCTAACAAGGCAACACGATCCTTTTGTATTGCCTGTGTCAGGTTAATATCAAAGAGCTCGCACCGGATAGGCATCTCCATCTCATAGAAGGGGTTCTTCAAGACATAATCAGTGTACAGCTCATAGATGTGTTTCAAGAGACCTTCCATGTGCTGTGTACCAGGCTCACTGACAACAAAGAACTTTGTTCCTGCAAAAGTGAAATTACCTAGTTGAAAAACAGCTTTACACTCCAACGCAGTTTTACTTGCAAGGAAAAATTGAACAGTCATAGGAAACTAAAGGCAACCAGCAATCCTTCTGAAAAGCAAGTCTTAATGCAAAAGATCATGATGCCAAGCCCAAAGAAACAGATACAGTTTCCGTGTAAAAGGAAGAAGCAAAGCATATCAGAAGTGAATCAAACATAACTCCTGGATGGGAAGACTCAGGCCAGGTAGTGGATTTGATACTTTAGATTTTTGGTTATGATTACAAAACACAGTACAACTTTATGGCCTTATGCAATTCAAAAACAGCAGTTGTCAAGGTGCTGTATGTAAAGTGTCGACATCTAGCATCTCTCAGACCAGCACAAAAAATGAAATGGACACAAATTTTTTTTATATATACCTTTACCATAAACAGAATATCCTAAGTAGATCAAACACTTTAAAAACTAAAAATCCAGAGGCAAACTCTCATTGCATGTCCCATTAGTGATTCTTAAAGCCTAAAACGAAATGACAAAAGTATAACAATGAAAGAAAACATACAGAAAAAAAAAAACAAATCCACCATATCAAATGATATCAGAATGATAACAAGCAACAGAACATACATTCATGTGGAGAGAAATCACTCTACACAGCTTATCTAACAAACGACAGAACAACCTCAAAATCTCTCACTCGCTAAATTACCGAGGGCCAGCTATCGCTCAGGACTGAAATGATGCTCGCTGAGAGTCAACATCTCATTTCGTCTCTCTAAAAATTCCAA of the Fragaria vesca subsp. vesca linkage group LG6, FraVesHawaii_1.0, whole genome shotgun sequence genome contains:
- the LOC101292038 gene encoding uncharacterized protein LOC101292038, translating into MEQDTQLPIPSNHQNDDVFFDALDDFPPSSSDDDQPDQSTASSSSTLHDPDSKPSPPSHLRLRPSRRQLSGDDSNTSTLQSSQTDARLNYRGRKFRLRRNFNPPEPNQDPVQPAQAPTDQKDEGSTVTTAANDDGVTDSADSATQLGDSSCNPLVFVAGLVIKAIGLQINLIISIVTFPAWILYNAYMLFVDPLQIVGRGREFVMAKLVNLSALAAGAVSPLVGEWVKDKDSVWKAALRFGWGLLWAFYVGFVLCGLLVSSLFFSAVFMRYIVSEPLQMKEMLNFDYTKPSPVAYLPVVSCAGVSCGVDCYEKVKDGVILGYRVIPAGHKLAASVKFVLPESEYNRNLGMFQVRVDFLSAEGKTLASLSHPCMLYFKSEPIRLLLMFIKIVPLVSGYISESQTLNLKFRGFTESDIPTACLRVTIEQRAEFNPGAGIPEIYDASMTLQSELPLFKRIIWNWKSTIFVWMSMMMFVMEMLFALVCCRPLVIPRARPRAASVNTSRTRAQTSDPVRN
- the LOC101292328 gene encoding uncharacterized protein LOC101292328 yields the protein MASASKSVLVSLLLVVFLTINVEPSLSQSTQQLIEKICRSTEDYGFCRTTFQAHLKSPNADIVALTQITVEVAVDHSTKTHNFIRQTIATTKDPVLKKALSECENAYGLIMQAFDLAAVSFFSRDYSSVEKEERITPRAEASCRATLTTPPISKQHGILDERSREMRIFIVMSLNAVQDLLRPRSLGPAAAPALL
- the LOC101306536 gene encoding aquaporin NIP1-2-like, coding for MAENHATNGNHVLNVEDDRPPSITNQESSISFLCVPFMQKVIAEVLGTYFLIFAGCGAVVVNLNTDKTVSSPGIAIVWGLVVMVMIYSVGHISGAHFNPAVTIAFATTKRFPLKQVPPYVVAQVLGSTLASGTLRLIFNNHQDHFAGTSPNGTPLQSFVIEFIITFYLMFVVSGVATDNRAIGELAGLAVGSTVLLNVMFAGPISGASMNPARSLGPAIVSSHYKNLWIYLVAPTLGAVCGALVYNVIRFTDKPLRELTKTGSFLKGPGRT